The Bdellovibrionales bacterium CG10_big_fil_rev_8_21_14_0_10_45_34 genome includes the window ATTTTGTAGCGTCCTCTCCTTTAAAAAACTCCGAATACCCGGCGCCTCGCTCTACGCGAAGCTGCTGGATTCTTTGCCATCTTTCATTCACGAATTCCTTGCATTCGAACTCGCTAGGTTCTCTGCCCAGATAAGAATTGATCGTTGCTTGAAAGCCCTTACCATCTTCACTTGCGGTGGAGCCAAAGAATGGAATGCGCAGCTCAAGGGCTTTAGCCGTAAATGGGATTTGAACCCCGACGAATTCATTGCGTACACCTTCGTACTCTGTTGTGAAATTATCGATTCTAATGATTGATTCTTCGGAAGAGGGTTCGTGGTTCAGCGTAATCCATCTAGGCTGGACGAGATTTTTGATCCCCGGAGCACCTAACAGACTGTCAAACTTCGCTTGGGCTCTCGATTTCTGCGCATCCTCAGTGACGTTAGCTGCAAAATAAGCCCTTGAAGAAGAGTAGGCGACATATTGCACAACCTCTGCAATGGAAAGCGTGTAAGATACGGCTAAAAGAATTGTTGTAAGGCCTAGTACGAGAACGAGAGCAAAAAGAAAGTCGAGAGTGAGCAGGCCTTCATTAGACAGCAAAGCGTCGACTCGCGACCTCTTGCTTTGCAGTCGACGCGCGACGGGCTTGGTCTGAAGAGTGGTAGCGACAGTATTTGTGTCAAGAAACCTGCTCATCTTGGCCCCGTGTTATCTTCGACAGGGTACAGAGAAATATGCCGAGTCAAATGAGCCGGGTGTAGTTTGATTGCTCGATCCTTTTTTTGCCAAGTGCCCGTCTCGATCATCGACACGAGTCTTGTCCAAGGATTGGCAATAAGATTTGAGAGCAACTCTCTTTGCCGGAATTCCTTAGAGATAAAGAGTGTTAGCCCAAAGAGAAGGGTTGCGATGAGTACAAACTCAACGGCAATCTGTCCTTTTTGATGAAAGGAACTTTTAGAGTTTCTCTGTGAACTGTTCGAATCTCTTTTCATTGATTCTCCGGGTTCCCCTCAGGCACCTGCCATGTAATCGGATCTCGAATGCTTCCATTTCGAGACTTCTCAGCAAAGCCGCTGCCTACTTCGATATGGCGCTCGAGTCGCGCCCCCAGTCTGGGAGAGGCGTCTCTGAGCGTTGCTTTAAGGCTAGAGTTCTCACCCAGAAAAGCTCCAACCATTAAAAACGTGAATAAAGAAAGCAGAATGACAAGTTCAGTAGTCATCGGCGTTCACCTCGGCCATTACTTTTGAGCGGCTTCAGATGGACTCAAGTTTAATCTCCGTTAAACTCGTTGATCTGGCTGCCCACTTGATCGACTTTGCCCGAAACCACACTCTTAATTTTGTCTTTGAAGGCGTAAAGAACGGCTACGATCACAACAAGAAGCAGAATGTACTCAGTTGCTCCTTGGCCCCTTTGATTGCGCGGTTTTCTGCGAAAAAATCTCGCAAGTCTCGATTTCATACACATCCTCCCTGGTTCTCCACTTATTTATCGGTCGACTGTCTCGAAATCATAAGGGGTCCCAAAACAAGACCCCACCCGTCTAATGGCGAGACATGGCCCGAGACATCACCGCGGCTGCCCGAGTCGTCTCACTTTGAGACAATGCTGCGACAAGTCATTGGCTGTAGTGGGGTTTCGCTTGATATCGACCATAGTCTAGGCTGAAATCTCTACATGGTTCCAAAGCGGAACCATATTACCAGGGGGGGGGCATATGAAGAAGGAATTTCGGACAAAACCGAAAGTGGGGCTTTGCTCTACTATATGTGCAGCATTGATTATCTTTTTAGAGTGCAGCTCGACCTACTCGGCCGCTCGCTCCATGGAATTCCCTGGTGATTTTTCCTATAAGCAATTTGTCATTTACGGCGATGACAACAGAAAAGATTACTATGAAGTCACTAGTGAGAACTGGCGGGCACGCATGGATTCCTCTGCCATGCTCGTTCCTGCGGGGGCGCTTAAACGAAAGTCTAACGGACAGCTCGAGCTTGTTGCGCAAAAATTTCGGGATCAAAAAATGCACACGCAAATTGGAGCAGTACCTTTTTGTCAAACTGAGCGTTTTCTGGATCAAAAAACGCCGGGTTTTTGTTCAGGTGCTCTGGTTGGTCCCCAAACTATCATCACAGCAGGCCACTGCGTGGACAGTTTTGGTCCGATACAAGGCGGGGCTGCGGCAGATGCTTTTGTTGTCTTCGGTCAGAATATCAAAGTGCAGGGCTCGTCGGACCCTGGTCTTGTGAACATGGACCAAGTATATGGGGTTAAAAAAGTCATAGCTTCAAACGATGGATACGGTGAGAGTGACTACGCGATCTTACTTTTGGACAGACCGGTAACAGTAGCCAAGCCAGTACCCGTTGAGCAGAGCACTGCCATCAGTAAGCTAGATGAACTCACGTTGATCGGAAGTCCCTGGGGTCTGCCAGTTAAGCTAGCCGAAGGTGCGAAGATAAGAGAAATCACTCAGAGCACTATAGAGGCGTCTACAGATTCTTATGCGGCAAACTCAGGATCGGCTGTTTATAACTCAAGAACTGGCCGCGTTGAGGGAATTCTGGTACAAGGCGAGGATGACTTTGAGCTTGATTTTGCTACGGGGGCTCCCTGTATGAAAAGCAAGCGCTGCCAAGAAACAGAATGTCGTGGCGAGACGATTACGAAAATCTCTGTTGTGCTTCCCTATCTTAAAGGACTAATTTAGCCGGCATGTGGTCCGGAATTATTATTGATACCCCTGGGGGAGCGAGAGCTTACAAAAAGATTAATGATCGCCTTAAGTCTTCTAGCGATATGAGACTTGTGGAGTGCGTTGAGCTCTACCCCGATCGCGCACTTACAATTTTTGAGATAAAGCCAGATAAGGCACTGGACGTGGAAAGGCTTTCAGCCTCTCTAGGATTTCAGATTCTTGACAGCGACTTTGCCACTTATGACGAGCAGATTTCAAATTCGCGCTTTCAAGAAATGGATATCGGAGTTGTTTGCAGTGGCCCTATTAAAGAGAGGTTTTTGGATGCTCTCCACGGTTTAGGGACACAGCCACTAGCTAACGGAATCGTCTTTATCGAAAGTGGAAATCTTATGTCGCTCGTCGGTTTGTTTCAGACCCTCCCGGACAATGCAAAGATTGTTGAGTTCAGAACTGGGAGAAGCTTTCAAAATCGACCACTTCTTGTTTTAGATTTTCCGATTGATACACAAACTTCTAGGTGGTTGAAGCAAGTGGGTGAGAGCGCCGAATTTGACACCGTCGTGCTGGATTCGATGCACGAAGATCTTAAGAATTATTTTTAGGCAAACTTAGCGCGCTACATTTGTTGGCAGTTGAATCAAATTTTTCGCCCAGTTCCTCTTTGCCCGCTGTTCTCGATTCGCTGGCTAGTTTTCTAAGTTCGTAAACGAGTTGCCTATTGTTTTTGCAGGCGGCGAAGTAGGCATCAGAGGCTTTTTCGAATTGTCTCGATTTGTAGAGCGAGCGCGCGAGCCCTTCTTTGGATCTTTGTGAGCTCGGATCAGCTCGAAGTGCACGCTCAAAGGCTAGAGCTGCTTTTTCGTAAGCTAAGTTTTCTTGTTGATGTGATCCCCATTCGTATTGAGCAGACTCGGATGCCGGAAACCGACTTGCCGCAGACTTAAGAACTTTCTCCCCACGACCAGACTCCGAAATCTTCATCAATGTCATTCCAAGATAAACATGATTCTCTGCAATTTTAGCATTAACTGTAACCGCGTCTTCGCAGGCCGCTCTCGCCTCCGGAAACAATCCGTTCTCATAAAGTCGTCTGCAGAGCTGGCTCAACGCGTATCCGTCCTTTGGAAAGTACTTGAGCATATCGTTAAGGAGCACGCGAGTTTCGTAAAAATTTTGCTGGCTTTCATAAACCTCAAGCAGACCTATGTAAGCCTTGCGGTACTTTGGAGATGTCTTTATAGCGTGTCGATAATGCTTGATCGATTCGTCGACTTTCGACGAAAGAAAATAGGCGCGAGCTAGCAAAGTTTGTGTCTGGAATCGAGAGGGATGCTTGCGAAGTGCTAGCTCGAGAGCTCGAATTTGCTCAAGGTGGTCTTTTTTTGCTTCAAATGCCTCAGCGAGTAACACGAGGGCATCGAAAGAGAAGTTTGCCCCAAAGTGGTTTTTAATCTGACTGATGGCTTTGTTCGGATCTTTCGTTTTTAGGTAAATACGAGCAAGCTCCAGATTCAATTTGTCGCTTTTTGGATTTTTCTCAAGAGCAGCCTTCAGCTTAATAAGAGCACTTTCGTCGCTAGACGCTGGAAGCCTGGTGGCCCGCTCTTTTTCAACCGATTCCTGAGGCTTTTGTCTGGCGTTTCCAATGTGAGCTATCAGAAAGACGAGGCAGAAGGTAGTGCACAGTTGTCTAGTAGAAAGCTGTTTTACAAACAGCTTTCCAGCAATTTGCTGAACAGCAACCCGCAGCCACTCCGACCCCTGCCGAACCAGAAGAGTTGTTACTTTTAGGCGCATTGATCTCATACTTATCTCTTTTCGGTACATCTCCGATACAGATTAAGTGTATGGCGCTAAAAGTAACAATTTTACCAACTTCTCTAATTAGCGGACGTCCTACCATCTTGCCGGGGCGCCTCTGCAATGATTCTGCAGTGTCTTACCTGCAGCCTGAGTATAGGGTAAGGCGAACAGGTGTTAATCAGCGCGGCCAAGGTCTCCTTGAGTATATTCTTATTCTCGTCGTAGTAGTGGGACTGGGTACCGGTGTACTGACCCTATTCGGTCAGTCTTTTCAAAGATTCGCACAGGGGTATTTTGGGGAGTACTTAACTTGTTTACTTGAGGCTGGGGAGCTTCCGAGCCTGGGCCTACAGGGCCTTCAGGTGAGTGTGTGCGACGCTGACTTTGAGCCATTTAGTTTGGGGAGAGGTCGGCCAGCAGTGCCTTCACGAAACCCGAGCTCCTTATCGAACTCTAGCAATTCGGGAGGGTCCTCGAAGTCACCCTCTCCCAGTAGTGACGGCCAAAATGAAAGTGACGGCCAAAATGAAAGTGACGGCACTGGAAGATTGTCTCAAAGGGGTGGTCACCCGAATTCTGAATCTGCCGGAGGTAGAGGTTCAAGAGCTGCTGATGGAGCAGGCAGTGGTTCAAGCCCCCGGGTAATTCGCCTCTCTCAGGAGGATTCTTCTGACATCAGTGATCCAAAAAGCTTAAGAGTGGTAAAACTTTCTGAAAACTTTTCGGGGCAGAGTTCAGAAACGGATCGCCCACGGCTAGTTGGGTTTTCAGGCAGCGTCGATGGCGGTGAAGATTCCCAGTCAGGGGAAGCCGCATCTTTGGTGTCTCCATCGGGAACCAGAGGTAGTCGTAAAAAGAATTCAATTGTTCCAATTACAATAAGAGAGCAGACGCCTAGCGATGTCGATGTCGACCTCTCAATTTCAAACGTTCTTCGTTGGATTCTGATTATATGCATCCTACTTGTATTACTGATTTTCCTTGGAGGGCAGGCGCTGCAGGCGAAAAAGAGCTTGGAAGGGTCAGGTTAAGCCACACCACGTATCTTTTTACTTCTGCCATGAGTAAAGAACTGGGTTAAGTCAATGTGGCTCATAGACTAAGCCTGCTAGTACGAAGAGAGCGCTGAATCTAAAAGCGAACCTACAAAAAAAATACAATTAGAAACTATTCATAGTGTTCGCTTTTTAAGTTGAAACTTCGCTTTATCTAAGTGATAAGCGCATTAACTATGAGTCAGGTGATCGAACTAGGCAAACGACGAGTATTCTCCCACCAGCAGGCTGAAGAGCTTTTGCCCATAATTTTGCGTGTGACAAAAAAGTTTAGCGACATCGTTGAGGCTCACATGAATCAGCTAAATGCCAACAAAGATCTTTCGGTCGAAGCTGTTCAGTTTATTGATGACGAGATCAATAGACACATACATCTTTGGCAAAATCAGTTGGAGCGCCTCGGTGTCATGCCAAAAGGTCTTTGGATAGCGGATTTCGATTCTGGAGATGGCTTTTTTTGTTGGAAGTATCCAGAGAAAGAAATTTCTTACTGGCACAGGCATTGCGACGGCTTTAGTGGCCGAGTTCGGCTTTCATCAGTGACACGGTTAAATACCGATGGTACTCTTTACGCATTAAATTCTCGTGATGAATCTTTGAATTCTTAATGTTAGGCTCTAGTTATGCGAGTCGCCTTGGCTCAAATCAATCCCGTCCCAGGGGATTTTCGACGAAATTATTCACTCGTTCTTAATGAAGTCTCGCGAGTCAGTGAGAAAAGTGCCGACCTTGTTGTTTTTCCAGAGTTAACTCTCTTCGGATATTGGCCCCGAGACCTCTTGGAGCGGGAGTTTCTTGTTAAAGAGCAAGACAAAGCTCTTAAACTTCTCTTAAAAAAACTTCCGACGAATTTGACGGTATTGCTGGGTGCGGTGACTCGAAATCCAGGCAAAGGCAAACCTTATAGAAACTCAGCTCTTTTGATTCAAAAAGGTCGCATTGTTTCAGTTTTTCACAAAGAATTGCTCCCTACTTACGATATTTTTGATGAAGCTCGTTTCTTCCATCCTGGCCGCTTAGAAGATAATATTTTTCGCTTCAAGGGCTACAAGGTTCTCGTAACCATTTGCGAAGATATCTGGGCTTGGAATCCCAAATGGGCATCGGTTGGCGACTACGACAATCCGATTACTCGTTTGGCAAAAAAGGCTAAAAGCGGGCGGCGATCAAAAGGGTCAGCGGCGGCAGTTTGCGACTTAGTTGTTAATTTGAGTGCCTCACCCTATGAAAAAGGTAAGGCGGCAAGTCGCGCCAAAGTAGTTTCAAAGACTTCAAAAACTTTGGGTGCACCTATGATATATGTGAATCAGGTGGGGGCTCAAGACGAGGTCCTTTTTGATGGAAGATCAATTTTAAGTAACAGCTCTGGTAAAATTGCTTTCACAGCGACAGCTTTTAGTTCTGCTACTTGTGTCTTTGATTTTGATAAATCTAGAAAGAATTGCTGGGAGCTTGTCGACGAAACGACAATCAAAGGTTTGTCACAGCAGGCGTCGAAAGCTACTTCCTCGACAATAGGTAGGGGTGGAGTCACTTCAGCTGCCGCGATGTCAGGGAGTTATGTGAGAGACCATATAGACGCAATAACTATGGGGATTGAAGATTTCTGTGAAAAAAACAGCTTAGCTCGTGCTCATTTGGGGTTAAGTGGTGGAGTAGATTCCGCTTTAGTCTGCGTGTTGGCCGTCCGTGCGCTTGGTAAAGAGAATGTGACTGCTATTTATATGCCGGGACCCTATTCAAGTGAGCTAAGTCAGCGTTTAGCGAGTGAGCTCGCGACGTCATTGGGGATTGAGTACCATGAACTTTCTATTCAGTCGGTATACAAAACAATGATTGGCGCGTTTGATAGCAAATTTACTCACAACAAGTTTGACTTGGTGAATGAAAATATCCAGGCAAGATTGCGAGCCGTGTATCTTATGGCCTATTCCAATCTGCGTGGATCACTCCTTCTTAATACGAGTAACAAAACCGAGACGGCGGTTGGGTATACTACCTTGTATGGGGATATGTGCGGAGGACTGGCTCCGATTGCTGACCTTCTTAAACGTGAAGTTTACGAACTTTGTAGAGAGCTCAACACGATGGGGTATTCCATTGCTGAAGAAATCTTTAGTCGCGCACCCTCAGCCGAACTTCGAGAGGGGCAAGAAGATGAAAAGAGTTTGCCTCCGTACAAATTGCTAGACGAATCTGTCGAAAAAATAATTACCCGAGCCGAAGCTCCGTCTTCGGAGGTTGATGAATTTGTTTGGAATGCGATGTCTAAGAGTGAGTTTAAAAGGTGGCAGGCTCCGCCCATCTTGAGAGTTTCTAATCATGCCTTCGGTAGAGGTCGTAGATATCCTATTCGTGTGCCACCTGCCCACTTTTAATCTAGGCCTAAGTCGCGAAAACGATTGTCAATCGGCAGATCAAAGATTTGCAGTTAGGATTATTGCTGGGGACTTCCGGTGCTAGAGAAAGGGTTTGGGGATATGAAATCGAAGATTACTGCGGTTGCTTTAACAATGTTCACACTACTCTTTCTTGCAGGTTGTTCGTCATCCGGTGATAAACCCTCTTGCGCGAGCGAGTGTGAGAGGCAGTATTCCCATCCCGATAAAATTACGCAGTGTCGTCACATGTGCCGCAAATACGAATAAACTTTCCGTTGCGAAAAGATCTGAGCGATAGATATTGAGAGCCGCTCTATTCGGTGAGTGGTGCGGGCTGAGAAAAATTTGCGGTACAAACAGTGTGCAGTAGATGCGACCCGAGAAGCTCGGGCCGAATTGGTTTCTGTGACTTTTTTTACGAATTGGCTATCGGCAGTAATGCGAGGCCGTTTGCCATCTCGCAGAGGTGTCGATTCGGCAGTCACTCACTGGCTCCAAGCGAAAGGGGCGGCGAGGATTCCCGGTGGGGATTCGCACTGCGGACGGCACGGCAACTGAAAGATAGTTGAAGCCGTTTATGACTATTCGAACGGGCACCCTATTGCCTCGACAATAGACCGCGCCAACATCAAACTGTCGGTTTCCTAGAGACGTTCCTACTGAAACATCGAAATCATACCTGCCATAAAGAGTGTAGTAGTTCTCTCCGTTGAATTGTGAATCGTAGCTGCAGTTACCGTAGCTAGGCATAGGTGGTGGCATCGGTTGTGGTATGGGTCGCACTGGTGGGTACGGCCTCGGGCGTGGTCGCCTTTGGGCCTCGACAGTACTAAACGCAGAAGCGCAGACAGCAAAGCAAATCAGATGTGTGATAAATTTCTTCATTGGTTCCCCCTTATTCAGATGTTGTGGTCGGCCCTGTTGGCTAACACCGCTCTTTCGGTACCACCCGACGCGAGATACTTTCAAGAGATGAGACGGTTTGGTAAAAATTTCCTGTAGACGAAGAGCTACAAAAAACCTCGCATACGCTGAAAATAGGCTTAATTCCACTCTGAGCTAAGCGTCTCAGATTTGTACGAGCTATCCGGCCAAGCACATCGTTTCAAAGCTAAATGAAAGCAAGCTGTTTGGGCTGACGCTCAATCTTCGGAAATCGCAAAAGCTGATTGTTTGAAAGTGCGACGAGATTCTCGATGACGGGTAACCCGTCAGCACTGCCAGTTTTCTTAAGAATTTCTTGAAACAAATGCCCACAATTGATGGCGTCGGCCTCGGCCCGATGAAATACGCTAGTGGGAATTTTTAAATGCTGAACAACGGTTCCAAGCTTATAGTTAAGTAGTCCGGGGAATACCTTTCGAGACATAGCACAAGTATCCAAGACAAGGGAATCCGGAGCAGTTACTTCGTATTTTTTAAAGTCTGCGAGCAAAAACTGGAAATCAAAGGGAGCGTTGTGTGCCACCATGACTGCGTTCTCGACAAAATTAGTCAGTGGCTCAAGCAAGTCTTCAATAACAGGCGCATCCTTGACCATTTCGTCTGTGATTCCAGAAACTCTTATTGCACCCTCGGGAATAGACCTTCTGGGGTTAACCAATGTGCAATATTTCTCTATGGGTTTGCCGCCCTGAAAGCGAACCAGACCCACTTCAGTAATTTGATCAACGCCAGCAAGGAAACCAGTAGTTTCAAGGTCAAAAGCAATGTAATCCATATCTATGTTTCGTAGTCGAAAACCGAGCGATCATCAATCCTCACTTCAGACTTTCAGACTTGAGACGTCAGATGGTGTGCGAAGCGTTACCTTTGAATCGGGAGAGACCTTTTTAGAGGCTATTAAGAGGGCCGAGGTAGAGATTGACAATTCTTGTGGCGGAATGGGTAGTTGCGGTACCTGCCGGGTCGATATTGTTGCGGGTGGGGAGCGCTTTCTCGCTCCGGGTCAGCTTGAAACTGAAATATTTCAAGATCGAAAGTGGAAAGAAAACCGGCGCCTCTCCTGCCAAAATCTTGCGGTAACTGGTGTTACTCTTAAAATCCCTAACGATTGAGCGTGCAGCTATCGGAGTGAGTTTACTCGACGAAAAACGAGTTGGTGTAGATCCACGGCATCCATTTTTTGCCAAAAGGAAGCGGGAGCTCCAAAAGAAAGCGCACAACAACTCTGTAGATGCCGGGTCTTGTGATCTCAAACTCGCCTGGGCGTGAATGAAGAAAAGCTTCGTGGACTCCGTCTCTTAAGAGGGTGACTTCGTAAACCACAGGAGTACTCGGCATGTCGACCACGATCCTGTCTCCGGCTTTTCTAGCAATCTTCTCCCCGATCATATAGTTCTTACGACCCTTAACATAAGCCGCCGAAAACTCATCGGGGCGTCCAAGTAAGTCGAAGGCCATAAACGAATTCCCGTGCTTTAGTGCGCTGATAATCTTCTTCGCATCTTGGTCCGAGTTTCCTGTTAGTTCGGACTTAAGTAAAACGTAATTGCTACCCACTGCAAATGTTTGCTCATAGGAGGGAATCTTTAAGTGGGTGTTTCCAAATATAATTGCCTTCGCTGTAGCATCTGAGCCGAACATGCCAGTAATGGACCTCTCTGCTTGGGCCCGATCCAGCAGGGCAAACTCTTCATCAGGGTTTTGATAGAGATTAATTAGCGCGAGCTGAGGGCTAATCGGGAACAAGAGAGAACTGAGAACAAATGAGAATTTGCGGGATGTCCAGCTCGCTTCTATCATTCGTTTTAAGTTTACGACTTCAATTGCGTCCATTCCTTTCGGGAGATCCCCACTCCAAGCGTGATTGCGCAACAAAGGATGAGCTAGTGCGATGAAGCCTTCTTCGTCAGAAAGCCTTTGAGACATTCGGTCTGCAAAATAAATCTGAGATTGTCCGCGCGTCTCTGGTGGATTCTTTGCAGAAACGTTGTATTGCAAGATCCTTGAATCCATATAAGTGTATTCCCCGCCCGGGATGACGAGCAAATCTTCGCTGTAATAGGGAGCGCTCGGTTTTTGTTCGCGGGGATTCACTTCAGTAAAAAAAATGAAATCAAATCCCATGTCTTTGGCGACTTGAATAATGTAAGCCTGAGACTCACTGCCCGTGCTTTCAAGAGAATGAATATGTGTAATACCTCTGTAGCGGTGGTGTGCCCTTTTCTTAGGCGCCTCAAGCGACTCGGTAAAAGTCGCGGCACGATAAGTGCTCAGATAAAGAAAGTAAGCCAAAGAAAACGTTACGCAAAGCCCTAACAAAGCAATTCGCTTCATGGTTTTTCCAGCTTTAATATGACAAAGCGAGGTTCAATGCGAGTGGCAACGGTGACTTTGTATTCTCTCGTCCAAGCGGGAGGCTGATTGCTCTCCCAAATTGCAAGAAAGAACACATCACTTGTAGGCAGGCTTCCATCAAGAAAATCAAAATGATCAGCCCGGCCCATGCCTCTTAGTTTATAAATACTTTTGCCGGAGTAATAACTCAGCGATGAGGCCATTTGAAAGGAAGATGCATAAAGAGGTGCGTGGCTATGAACGACCGGGAGGATGCTTTCATACGTGTAGGCCTCTTGGGTTTTTAGCTTCCATCGAAGAGAACTGTCATAAGGGAGTTTCCAAAAACTGGCGATGGCAAGCACCCCGAGTGTTACCCACAGAATAAGTGTCCACTTGAATGTTTTTTGAGAAAACCCTCTTACGGCAATAGCTAAAAAAGCTGGGTAGGCCACAATTGGCCAGTTGGCTTCTACATGGCCTTTGAACGAGGTGATAAAAAAGAAAAACAGCGGAAATAGCGCATTCCATTTTATTAGCGGATCCATGCGCCCAACCCACTTTCTGGCAGCCCATATAGTAGTCGGAAACAGCAAGCCAATTTGGCCTAACAAGTAAAGTAAAGTCCAACTTGGCCTCCATGACTCTCCGCCAAGTCCATGCCGAAATTGAAATAAAAATGAGACCCAGTCATTGGAGTAATTCCACGCGATCACAGGGAGTGACCCAACAATACCGAAGATAGCCATTAGCGGAGTATATTTGGCAACGCTTACTAAGCGGTGTGTTTGGTAGGCTGCCGCCACAAAAATAGGCACAAGTAGTACAGCATGATACTTAG containing:
- a CDS encoding DUF2203 domain-containing protein; translated protein: MSQVIELGKRRVFSHQQAEELLPIILRVTKKFSDIVEAHMNQLNANKDLSVEAVQFIDDEINRHIHLWQNQLERLGVMPKGLWIADFDSGDGFFCWKYPEKEISYWHRHCDGFSGRVRLSSVTRLNTDGTLYALNSRDESLNS
- a CDS encoding NAD+ synthase — protein: MRVALAQINPVPGDFRRNYSLVLNEVSRVSEKSADLVVFPELTLFGYWPRDLLEREFLVKEQDKALKLLLKKLPTNLTVLLGAVTRNPGKGKPYRNSALLIQKGRIVSVFHKELLPTYDIFDEARFFHPGRLEDNIFRFKGYKVLVTICEDIWAWNPKWASVGDYDNPITRLAKKAKSGRRSKGSAAAVCDLVVNLSASPYEKGKAASRAKVVSKTSKTLGAPMIYVNQVGAQDEVLFDGRSILSNSSGKIAFTATAFSSATCVFDFDKSRKNCWELVDETTIKGLSQQASKATSSTIGRGGVTSAAAMSGSYVRDHIDAITMGIEDFCEKNSLARAHLGLSGGVDSALVCVLAVRALGKENVTAIYMPGPYSSELSQRLASELATSLGIEYHELSIQSVYKTMIGAFDSKFTHNKFDLVNENIQARLRAVYLMAYSNLRGSLLLNTSNKTETAVGYTTLYGDMCGGLAPIADLLKREVYELCRELNTMGYSIAEEIFSRAPSAELREGQEDEKSLPPYKLLDESVEKIITRAEAPSSEVDEFVWNAMSKSEFKRWQAPPILRVSNHAFGRGRRYPIRVPPAHF
- a CDS encoding DNA polymerase III subunit epsilon — protein: MDYIAFDLETTGFLAGVDQITEVGLVRFQGGKPIEKYCTLVNPRRSIPEGAIRVSGITDEMVKDAPVIEDLLEPLTNFVENAVMVAHNAPFDFQFLLADFKKYEVTAPDSLVLDTCAMSRKVFPGLLNYKLGTVVQHLKIPTSVFHRAEADAINCGHLFQEILKKTGSADGLPVIENLVALSNNQLLRFPKIERQPKQLAFI